Proteins co-encoded in one Acidobacteriota bacterium genomic window:
- the ssb gene encoding single-stranded DNA-binding protein → MAKGVNKVLLLGNVGKDPEIRSTAGGTTVASFSLATADRAKDQTGNWVDKTEWHNLVAFNRTAEIVRDYVKKGTQLFIEGKIQTRSWDDKESGQKKYKTEILVNELSLLGGGPGRGEGSSSGGGYSKSNTASYDQRTPSSQTEYADQGITDDDIPF, encoded by the coding sequence ATGGCAAAAGGCGTCAATAAAGTTCTTCTTCTCGGCAACGTCGGCAAAGACCCCGAGATTCGTTCCACGGCCGGCGGCACGACCGTCGCCAGCTTCTCGCTCGCCACGGCCGATCGCGCCAAGGACCAAACCGGCAACTGGGTCGACAAAACGGAATGGCACAACCTTGTCGCCTTCAATCGCACCGCCGAGATCGTGCGCGACTACGTCAAGAAGGGCACGCAGCTCTTTATCGAAGGCAAGATCCAGACCCGCTCGTGGGACGACAAAGAGTCTGGCCAGAAGAAGTACAAGACCGAGATTCTGGTCAATGAGCTGAGCCTGCTCGGCGGCGGCCCTGGACGCGGCGAAGGATCCAGCTCAGGCGGCGGCTACTCAAAATCGAATACGGCGAGCTACGACCAGCGCACACCTTCTTCGCAAACCGAATACGCAGACCAGGGCATCACCGACGACGATATCCCCTTCTAG
- a CDS encoding DUF420 domain-containing protein, which translates to MSNPTALPSSTVRTPLGVVAGIIAVSAAASALICWLVYFHTPTDVAGTQLRSLPLVNAVLNALSTVALFAGYWFIRARNVPAHRAAMLTAFFFSTIFLASYLVNFALHGETKFDRLSAWWPFYWKLLLSHIVLSVFALPMILITFFLSLTGRFPAHRRLARYTYPVWLYVSITGVIVYWMQSAIH; encoded by the coding sequence ATGAGCAATCCAACGGCACTTCCTTCGTCAACCGTTCGCACCCCTCTGGGGGTGGTCGCAGGCATTATCGCCGTCAGCGCCGCAGCAAGCGCCTTGATCTGCTGGCTTGTCTACTTTCATACGCCAACGGACGTAGCCGGGACACAGCTTCGTTCCCTGCCTCTGGTCAACGCCGTGCTCAATGCGCTCTCGACCGTCGCCCTGTTTGCCGGATACTGGTTTATCCGTGCTCGGAATGTCCCCGCACACCGCGCAGCGATGCTGACTGCATTCTTTTTTTCCACAATCTTCCTGGCCTCATACCTGGTCAACTTCGCGTTGCACGGCGAGACAAAATTCGATCGCCTGAGCGCGTGGTGGCCCTTCTACTGGAAGCTGTTGCTGTCGCACATCGTTTTGTCGGTCTTTGCACTGCCGATGATCCTCATTACTTTTTTCCTGTCGCTGACGGGCCGGTTTCCGGCACATCGGCGGCTGGCGCGCTACACCTATCCCGTCTGGCTCTACGTCTCCATTACGGGAGTTATCGTCTACTGGATGCAGTCTGCTATCCACTAA
- the cyoE gene encoding protoheme IX farnesyltransferase yields MAQSATTSTTLSAKALTEPRLFADYATLFKLRVSAMVVITAGAGFYLGSLASGISPFHAGMVQALAGIAAVTCGSSALNQALERRTDALMRRTSNRPMAAGRISLAHGLILGFAAIFLGSLYLAVTTNLLTGTLTLLTAVGYVGIYTPLKRITVVNTFIGAFPGALPPLIGWTAVRGVIEWPAVALFAILFVWQFPHFMAIGWMYRDDYAAAGIRLTPTQPDVSFAARSTVIQSLFYAVLMVPVSMWPTWLGVTGTIYEVVAALLSLAYLWYTVRFARITQSPEEPASRRYAGDLLKASVIYLPLLMAALMLDAKGRLLF; encoded by the coding sequence GTGGCGCAATCCGCGACAACCTCGACGACGCTTTCGGCAAAGGCCCTCACGGAGCCGAGGCTCTTTGCCGACTACGCGACGCTGTTCAAACTGCGCGTCTCGGCGATGGTGGTCATTACCGCGGGCGCGGGGTTCTATCTAGGCTCGCTGGCCAGCGGCATCAGCCCGTTTCATGCGGGCATGGTACAAGCACTGGCCGGAATTGCCGCGGTTACCTGCGGGTCGAGCGCACTGAACCAGGCCCTGGAGAGACGCACCGACGCCCTGATGCGGCGAACCTCGAACCGCCCCATGGCCGCGGGACGCATCTCTCTCGCGCATGGATTGATTCTCGGGTTCGCGGCGATCTTTCTGGGATCGCTCTACCTCGCCGTCACGACGAACCTGCTGACTGGCACCCTCACCCTTCTGACAGCCGTCGGCTACGTGGGAATCTATACCCCGCTCAAGCGGATTACCGTAGTCAACACCTTCATCGGAGCATTTCCGGGCGCGTTGCCGCCGCTTATTGGATGGACGGCTGTGCGCGGCGTCATTGAATGGCCGGCAGTCGCGCTGTTCGCGATTCTTTTTGTATGGCAGTTTCCGCACTTTATGGCCATTGGCTGGATGTACCGCGACGACTATGCGGCTGCGGGAATCCGCCTGACGCCGACCCAGCCGGACGTCAGCTTCGCGGCCCGCTCGACCGTAATCCAGTCGCTGTTCTACGCCGTGCTGATGGTGCCGGTAAGCATGTGGCCAACCTGGCTTGGCGTTACAGGAACGATCTATGAGGTGGTCGCAGCTCTGCTTTCGCTTGCCTACCTCTGGTACACCGTGAGGTTTGCCCGCATCACGCAGTCGCCCGAAGAACCAGCGTCACGCAGATATGCCGGCGATCTGCTGAAAGCTTCGGTGATCTATCTGCCCCTGCTGATGGCTGCACTGATGCTCGACGCGAAAGGACGCCTCCTCTTCTGA
- the polX gene encoding DNA polymerase/3'-5' exonuclease PolX, with amino-acid sequence MDNITIARLLDETASLLEIDGADTFRVRSYRRAAEAVEQQTSRLASMVDDPKQLLAIAGIGKGMAANIVDIVSTGTMPLREDLLAKYKPTMLDLLKLPGMGPKTVALIWSALQVGDIDALEEAAKAGHLNKLPRMGEKFTTKLLKGIEDYRKNSSRFRIDHAREQADRISELIRAFPGIEEITPAGSLRRGRETVGDLDLLVTGPACEPDVVAAAVQHVASLPLIDKLLASGQNKVSFTLRNNLQVDVRLLPRASYGAALQYFTGSKMHNVALRQRAIKRGLTLNEYALLRVEDNTIVAAATEEAIYRALELDYIPPELRENGGELEAAATHALPELIAATDIRGDLHMHTNETDGVNTIREMAEAAADRGLKYIAITDHSKNLAMTNGMDDRRALAHVKRIREVDAELKGRIRVLAGVEVDILAEGELDLADETLAEMDIVVASVHSRFDQTIEQMTDRILRAIENPYVRILGHPTGRKVLKRDPYALHIDAVLKRAAELGVAVEHNANPARSDLTDLHLRQAKQHGCRIVVNTDAHSIAELDQIRYGITQLRRAWLTATDVLNTQPTAEALLEKMRARQ; translated from the coding sequence ATGGATAACATCACAATCGCACGTTTGTTGGACGAAACGGCTTCGCTGCTTGAGATTGACGGAGCGGATACCTTTCGTGTCCGTTCATATCGCCGCGCGGCCGAGGCTGTGGAGCAGCAGACCTCTCGGCTGGCCAGTATGGTGGATGACCCGAAGCAGCTGCTCGCCATCGCGGGTATTGGCAAAGGCATGGCCGCAAATATCGTGGACATCGTGAGCACCGGCACGATGCCTCTGCGCGAAGATCTGCTGGCGAAGTACAAGCCCACCATGCTGGATCTGTTGAAGCTGCCCGGTATGGGACCTAAGACGGTAGCGTTGATCTGGTCGGCGCTTCAGGTCGGAGACATCGATGCGCTGGAAGAAGCCGCGAAGGCCGGACATCTGAACAAGCTGCCGCGCATGGGCGAGAAGTTCACCACCAAGCTGCTGAAGGGCATCGAGGACTATCGCAAAAACTCAAGCCGGTTCCGCATCGATCACGCACGCGAGCAGGCAGACCGAATCAGCGAGCTCATCCGCGCGTTCCCCGGCATTGAGGAGATCACCCCCGCCGGCTCCCTGCGCCGCGGCCGCGAGACCGTCGGCGACCTGGATCTGCTGGTAACAGGACCGGCATGCGAACCCGACGTTGTAGCGGCTGCCGTCCAGCATGTCGCCAGCCTTCCGCTCATCGACAAGCTGCTTGCCAGCGGCCAGAACAAGGTCAGCTTTACGCTGCGTAACAACCTTCAGGTCGATGTACGCCTGTTGCCCCGCGCCAGCTATGGAGCCGCGTTGCAGTACTTCACAGGGTCGAAGATGCACAACGTCGCGCTGCGGCAAAGGGCGATCAAGCGGGGACTGACGCTGAACGAGTACGCTCTGCTGCGTGTGGAGGACAACACCATCGTCGCCGCCGCGACGGAAGAGGCGATCTATCGTGCGCTCGAGTTGGACTACATTCCTCCAGAGCTGCGTGAGAATGGCGGCGAGCTTGAGGCTGCCGCGACGCACGCTCTGCCGGAGTTGATTGCCGCGACCGACATTCGCGGCGACCTGCACATGCACACCAACGAGACGGACGGCGTCAACACGATTCGTGAGATGGCCGAGGCCGCAGCGGATCGCGGACTGAAGTACATCGCCATCACCGACCACTCGAAGAACCTCGCCATGACCAACGGCATGGACGACCGGCGCGCGCTGGCCCACGTGAAGCGCATTCGCGAGGTTGACGCCGAATTGAAGGGCCGCATAAGAGTGCTGGCCGGCGTCGAGGTCGACATACTTGCCGAGGGCGAGCTTGACCTTGCCGACGAAACGCTGGCCGAGATGGACATCGTGGTCGCCAGCGTCCACAGCCGCTTCGACCAGACGATCGAGCAGATGACCGACAGGATCCTGCGCGCGATCGAGAACCCCTACGTGCGCATTCTCGGGCATCCGACGGGGCGTAAGGTGCTGAAGCGCGATCCGTACGCGCTGCACATCGACGCAGTGCTGAAGCGGGCGGCGGAGTTGGGCGTTGCTGTCGAGCACAACGCCAATCCCGCGCGCTCCGATTTGACCGACCTGCATCTTCGGCAGGCGAAGCAGCATGGATGCAGGATTGTCGTGAACACAGACGCGCACTCCATTGCCGAACTTGACCAGATTCGGTATGGGATTACGCAGTTGCGGCGGGCGTGGCTGACTGCGACCGATGTACTGAATACCCAGCCGACGGCGGAGGCGCTGCTGGAGAAGATGCGAGCGCGGCAGTAG
- a CDS encoding cold shock domain-containing protein produces MQGARVLAQYRGTVKWFNNAKGYGFLGRDGGADVFVHYTSIQRDGYKSLKEGDEVEFDIIQGTKGPQADQVFRLKEVPHEQQSDHEQHAKAS; encoded by the coding sequence ATGCAAGGAGCAAGAGTCTTGGCACAATACAGAGGAACCGTGAAGTGGTTTAACAATGCGAAGGGCTACGGGTTTCTGGGCCGCGACGGCGGTGCGGACGTCTTTGTGCACTACACCTCGATTCAGCGTGATGGCTACAAGAGCCTGAAGGAAGGCGACGAGGTGGAGTTCGACATCATTCAGGGAACGAAAGGACCCCAGGCAGACCAGGTCTTCCGTCTCAAGGAAGTGCCGCACGAGCAGCAATCCGATCATGAGCAACACGCCAAAGCCTCCTAA
- a CDS encoding NUDIX hydrolase produces the protein MVQKTKTAVQKTARPNDKGTKRTTSGKTGDGSKKTRVLSSKKVFQGRVFSVSRDEVIEPGGHKNVREVIRHNGSVVILAVDESKNPHDPDVILERQYRHATGQFLLELPAGRVEPGESTLAAAKREMIEETGYRAKRWTLLTKYFASPGFLGEWMQIYLAREIRLGEAQPEEDEKIEIVRMPLSQALALTTANKIHDGKTLIGLMLYDRLRQTLR, from the coding sequence ATGGTACAGAAGACAAAGACTGCGGTACAGAAGACGGCGCGCCCCAATGACAAGGGCACGAAGAGGACGACCAGCGGAAAGACGGGCGACGGAAGTAAAAAGACGCGGGTGCTTTCCTCAAAGAAGGTCTTTCAGGGACGGGTCTTCTCGGTATCCCGCGACGAAGTAATTGAACCGGGGGGCCATAAAAACGTCCGCGAGGTGATCCGGCACAACGGCTCAGTGGTGATTCTGGCTGTGGATGAGTCGAAGAACCCGCACGACCCCGATGTCATCCTCGAGCGTCAGTACCGGCACGCCACGGGGCAGTTTCTGCTGGAACTTCCGGCTGGCCGGGTGGAGCCAGGCGAGTCCACACTGGCAGCAGCGAAGCGCGAGATGATTGAAGAGACGGGCTACCGCGCGAAGAGATGGACCCTGTTGACGAAATACTTCGCCAGCCCGGGTTTTCTCGGCGAGTGGATGCAAATCTACCTTGCGCGAGAGATCCGCCTCGGCGAGGCCCAGCCCGAGGAAGACGAAAAGATCGAGATTGTGCGCATGCCGCTCTCGCAGGCATTGGCCCTGACCACGGCCAACAAGATTCACGACGGCAAGACGCTGATTGGGCTGATGCTCTACGACCGCCTGAGGCAAACGCTACGCTGA